A window of the Plasmodium vinckei vinckei genome assembly, chromosome: PVVCY_08 genome harbors these coding sequences:
- a CDS encoding tRNA (adenine(58)-N(1))-methyltransferase non-catalytic subunit TRM6, putative gives MKIKKHDFVLIDDDLKCRLHKVADMKIKIKKNYINLMFLVNKKYGSTFSFINNKWVRIKKQKHKLDIDYDEDITGTNKDIYHNNNSQKLTEENIAEIKEMNYENPYEIVQKLVDNSATYNEKTVISQFKYIQKKLKRHLCQFTVYECNIFNLANFYYKYFPEKISYIRVDYLANLLFHLNRTVLIKDGNNQMLAHNDDSKNCKDDTNPDLCNNTGIANIETKGESENEKVVDNSPFDKHNIIIYDDSHGLLTSVINIVYDYNVNILSLVYKNTCGSIIPSFGIKKNTSIAKVKILDPPNDIRTNKHIYFDENLNIVFPNVVENNELINQADKNGVINTFDNVETNLNESKRKEQEVIATLGNGLKKDEIGDDVKSNITENSQKRKVEQIYNNDTNINENVKKVHYTNEHIKKKINENEMKEKNNLFIEINKMKKNIINDINMRKAESFVIIISSEFIYNTNTDINLLAKTLISISLKYLNNDNKIIIHTDDFNISNLFMQLLINSKSYINIKLNEFILREHQVIKRRTHPAIKNAKLGDGFLLTALKVESW, from the coding sequence atgaagataaaaaaacatgacTTTGTTTTGATCGATGATGACTTAAAATGCAGGTTGCATAAAGTTGCggatatgaaaataaaaataaaaaaaaattatataaatttaatgtttttagtaaataaaaaatatggatcaacattttcttttataaataataaatgggtaagaataaaaaaacaaaaacataaattgGATATAGATTATGATGAAGATATTACAGGAacaaataaagatatatatcataataataattcccAGAAATTAacagaagaaaatattgcagagataaaagaaatgaaCTATGAAAACCCATATGAAATTGTCCAAAAGCTTGTAGATAATTCAGCtacatataatgaaaaaactGTAATATcccaatttaaatatatacaaaaaaaattaaaaagacaTTTATGTCAATTTACAGTATATgaatgtaatatatttaatttagccaatttttattataaatatttcccTGAGAAGATTTCATATATTCGTGTTGACTACTTGGCAAACCTTCTTTTTCACCTAAATCGGACTGTGCTCATAAAGGATGGGAACAATCAGATGCTCGCTCATAATGACGATagtaaaaattgtaaagaTGATACAAACCCAGATTTATGTAACAACACTGGAATAGCTAATATAGAAACAAAAGGAGAAagtgaaaatgaaaaggtTGTTGATAATAGCCCATTTgataaacataatataataatttatgatGATTCACATGGATTATTAACTAGtgttataaatattgtttatgattataatgtaaatatattatcactagtatataaaaatacatgtGGATCCATTATACCCAGTTttggaataaaaaaaaatacaagtattgcaaaagtgaaaatattaGATCCTCCAAATGACATAAGAacaaataaacatatttattttgatgaaaatttaaatatagttTTTCCAAATGTAGTAGAGAATAATGAGCTCATAAATCAGGCAGACAAAAATGGTGTAATAAACACATTTGATAATGTAGAAACAAATTTGAATGAATCTAAAAGAAAGGAACAGGAAGTTATAGCAACATTAGGGAATGGGCTGAAGAAGGATGAAATAGGTGATGATGTAAAAAGTAATATAACGGAAAACTcacaaaaaagaaaagtagaacaaatatataacaatgatactaatataaatgaaaatgtgaAAAAGGTACATTATACTAATgagcatataaaaaaaaaaataaatgaaaatgaaatgaaagaaaaaaataatttatttatagaaataaataaaatgaaaaaaaatataataaacgatataaatatgagaAAAGCTGAATCTtttgttataattatatcaagtgaatttatttataatacaaatacagatataaatttgttagcaaaaacattaatatcaatttctttaaaatatttaaataatgataataaaataattatacatactgacgattttaatatatcaaaCTTATTTATgcaattattaataaattctaaatcatatataaatataaaattaaatgaatttattttaagaGAACATCAAGTTATTAAAAGGAGAACTCACCCagctataaaaaatgccaAATTGGGTGATGGCTTTTTGCTAACTGCTTTGAAGGTGGAAAGTTGGTAA
- a CDS encoding 26S proteasome regulatory subunit RPN8, putative, with product MENDIFEKNINVLERIYLSKHVVVHPIVLLSVVDHYNRIASNTKKRVLGTILGEKIDGVVHITNSYALPFDEDIKDINIFFIDDNYNENLFNMIRKINTREKIVGWYTTGSNIKPNDIFINEIFYKYHHAPIFLLVNVHTNQSIFPVNAYVAIEKAISNNKFRKTFIHIPVRIGAFEAEDVGVEFLLKELKSVSTSTLATKVGDKLSSLKTLISKLYEISEYLNDILQGNIEMNIKILYNLQNVFSLLPDTENPELVEAFMVKNNDIMLNIFIGSITRSVIALHNLINNKIENKINTEKKQLLEDQNIKEKEKAKEK from the exons atggaaaatgatatatttgagaaaaatataaatgtgcttgaaagaatatatttaagcAAACATGTTGTAGTACATCCTATAGTATTACTATCAGTAGTAGATCATTATAATCGTATTGCAagtaatacaaaaaaaagagttTTAGGGACTATCTTAGGAGAAAAAATTGATGGTGTTGTGCATATAACAAATAGCTATGCATTACCATTTGATGAAGATattaaagatataaatatattttttatagatgataattataatgaaaatctatttaatatgataagaaaaattaatacacGTGAAAAAATTGTTGGATGGTATACTACTGGATCTAATATAAAACccaatgatatatttattaatgaaatattttataaatatcatCATGCccctatatttttacttgtCAACGTACATACAAATCAAAGTATTTTCCCAGTAAATGCATATGTAGCTATAGAAAAGGCTATAtccaataataaatttagaaAGACATTTATTCATATCCCAGTTAGAATAG GCGCATTTGAAGCAGAAGATGTTGGTGTTGAATTTTTGCTAAAGGAATTAAAAAGTGTATCAACCTCAACACTAGCAACAAAAGTTGGCGACAAATTATCGTCACTAAAAACATTAATAtctaaattatatgaaatttctgaatatttaaatgatatattacaaggaaatatagaaatgaatataaaaatattatacaatttacaaaatgttTTTAGCTTGTTACCTGATACTGAAAACCCAGAACTTGTTGAAGCCTTTAtggttaaaaataatgatattatgttaaacatatttataggTAGTATTACACGATCTGTTATAGCTCTTCACAAtcttattaataataaaatagaaaataaaataaatacagaaaaaaaacaacttCTCGAAgatcaaaatattaaagaaaaagaaaaagccaaagaaaaataa